From Chionomys nivalis chromosome 21, mChiNiv1.1, whole genome shotgun sequence, a single genomic window includes:
- the Znf319 gene encoding zinc finger protein 319, which yields MSESWQQPPQTQPQQPQPPQPQHHAEPPPALAEHTLPPGTAENPLGCAVYGILLQPDPGLQPPQHAPLQAGEPGPKCGVCGHDLAHLSSPHEHQCLAGHDRSFQCTQCLKIFHQATDLLEHQCVQAEQKPFVCGVCKMGFSLLTSLAQHHSSHTGMVKCSICDKTYKPAEAAEPATTTAPSLPSAPPPTNVAPVEQPEKPYSCPICQKPFKHLSELSRHERIHTGEKPYKCTLCDKSFSQSSHLVHHKRTHSSERPYKCAVCEKTFKHRSHLVRHMYAHSGEHHLFRCNVCELHFKESSELLQHPCTPSGERPFRCGECQKAFKRPSDLRQHERTHSAERPFKCDLCPMGFKQQYALMRHRRTHKTEEPFKCGLCEKGFGQPSHLLYHQHVHTLETLFKCPVCQKGFDQSAELLRHKCLPTSTERPFKCPVCNKAYKRASALQKHQLSHCAAAEKPLRCTLCERRFFSSSEFVQHRCDPAREKPLKCPDCEKRFKYASDLQRHRRVHTGEKPYKCPNCDKAFKQREHLNKHQGVHAREQQFKCVWCGERFLDVALLQEHSAQHSAAAAAAEGAYQVAACLP from the coding sequence ATGTCGGAAAGTTGGCAGCAGCCACCACAGACGCAGCCACAACAGCCACAGCCCCCACAGCCTCAGCACCATGCAGAGCCACCCCCAGCCTTGGCTGAACACACGCTGCCCCCGGGCACGGCTGAGAACCCGCTAGGCTGTGCTGTCTATGGCATACTGCTGCAACCTGACCCAGGCCTGCAGCCCCCACAGCATGCACCTCTGCAAGCAGGGGAGCCCGGCCccaaatgtggtgtgtgtggccaTGACCTTgcacacctctccagccctcacgaGCACCAGTGCCTGGCAGGCCACGACCGCTCCTTCCAGTGCACACAGTGTCTGAAGATATTCCATCAGGCCACTGATCTGCTGGAACACCAGTGTGTGCAGGCCGAGCAGAAGCCTTTTGTCTGCGGTGTCTGCAAAATGGGCTTCTCACTGCTCACCTCACTGGCTCAGCACCACAGCTCCCACACTGGCATGGTGAAGTGCTCCATCTGTGATAAGACCTATAAGCCAGCGGAGGCTGCCGAACCGGCCACCACTACTGCCCCATCGCTGCCCTCGGCACCTCCACCCACTAATGTCGCCCCTGTGGAACAGCCTGAGAAGCCCTACAGCTGCCCTATCTGCCAGAAACCCTTTAAGCACCTGTCAGAGCTCTCCCGGCACGAGCGgatccacactggagagaagccttacaAGTGCACGCTGTGTGACAAGAGCTTCAGCCAGTCCTCCCACCTGGTGCACCACAAGCGCACGCACAGCTCCGAGCGGCCCTACAAGTGCGCGGTCTGCGAGAAGACCTTCAAGCATCGCTCCCACCTGGTGCGCCACATGTATGCGCACTCGGGAGAGCACCACCTGTTCCGCTGCAACGTGTGCGAGCTGCACTTCAAAGAGTCGTCTGAGTTGCTGCAGCACCCTTGCACCCCAAGCGGTGAGCGGCCCTTTCGCTGCGGCGAGTGCCAGAAGGCCTTCAAGAGGCCATCGGACCTGCGGCAGCACGAGCGTACTCACAGTGCCGAGAGGCCCTTCAAGTGTGACCTGTGCCCCATGGGCTTTAAGCAGCAGTATGCGCTGATGCGGCACCGGCGCACACACAAGACAGAGGAGCCCTTCAAGTGCGGCCTGTGTGAGAAGGGCTTTGGGCAGCCGAGTCACCTGCTCTACCACCAGCACGTGCACACCCTGGAGACTCTCTTCAAGTGCCCCGTGTGCCAGAAGGGCTTCGACCAGTCTGCTGAGCTGCTGCGGCACAAGTGCTTGCCGACCTCCACAGAGCGGCCCTTCAAGTGCCCGGTGTGCAACAAGGCCTACAAGCGGGCGTCTGCCCTGCAGAAGCACCAGCTGTCGCACTGCGCAGCCGCAGAGAAGCCTCTGCGCTGCACCCTGTGTGAGCGCCGCTTTTTCTCTTCCTCGGAGTTCGTGCAGCACCGCTGTGACCCGGCCCGGGAGAAACCGCTCAAATGCCCGGACTGTGAGAAGCGCTTCAAGTACGCTTCAGACCTGCAGCGTCACCGGCGGGTGCACACGGGTGAGAAGCCCTACAAGTGCCCTAACTGCGATAAAGCCTTCAAGCAGCGCGAGCATCTCAACAAGCACCAGGGCGTGCACGCCCGCGAGCAGCAGTtcaagtgtgtgtggtgtggcgaACGCTTCCTGGATGTGGCGCTGCTCCAGGAGCACAGTGCCCAGCACAGCGCTGCCGCTGCGGCTGCAGAGGGCGCCTACCAGGTGGCGGCCTGCCTGCCCTGA